A stretch of Alkaliphilus flagellatus DNA encodes these proteins:
- a CDS encoding flavocytochrome c, which produces MKKGFKVMSLLLVFLMTFVGLAACGKTDTAANTGGGKYKDGVYEGRGAGNGGDIILKVAVENGDIASIDVIEHKETEVLSDAAFDKIINAVLENKSINIDVVTGASFTSRGIIAALKDALIKAGGNDDIFSKDVKISVAKEENELEQTYDVIVIGGGGAGLSAAVEAQAAGAKVVLLEKMSSLGGNTLVSGGGLNVPGTDQQKALGIEDSVETFIEDTMKGGDNINNKELVTVMAENALSTAKWLVDKIKVEFMSDRLQQFGGHSVPRALIAKGNHGTDLIQKLKAYGDDLGVVFKMETKAEELIVDDNNRVVGVKATNTAGQEIIFNANKGVIIASGGFGANLDMRKEYNPEIDEKYKTTDVAGTTGDGIVMAENIGADLMHMEYIQTYPTCNPKTGIISYVANSRFDGAILLNQEGNRFVEEMDRRDVISKAILNQTNRESYLVWGQEVEQVGNMTELHKDEYNNLEKLDLIYKADTIEELAEHFNIDVNSFKATIEKYNKYAKNGKDEDFNRRGSFLPIEKGPFYIQKVAPAVHHTMGGIVVNKEAKVLDKEGNIIPGLFAAGEVTGGIHGTNRLGGNAVTDVVVFGRIAGENVVK; this is translated from the coding sequence ATGAAAAAGGGATTTAAAGTTATGTCCTTATTATTAGTTTTCTTAATGACTTTTGTTGGTCTAGCAGCTTGTGGTAAAACAGATACGGCTGCTAATACTGGTGGAGGGAAGTACAAGGATGGTGTATATGAAGGTAGAGGAGCTGGAAATGGAGGAGACATTATACTAAAAGTAGCAGTAGAAAATGGAGATATTGCGTCTATAGATGTTATAGAGCATAAGGAAACAGAAGTACTTAGTGATGCCGCATTTGATAAAATAATTAATGCAGTATTAGAGAATAAAAGTATTAACATAGATGTTGTTACTGGTGCAAGTTTTACAAGTAGAGGTATTATAGCGGCTTTAAAAGATGCATTAATTAAAGCTGGTGGTAATGATGACATTTTTAGCAAAGATGTGAAAATTAGCGTAGCTAAAGAAGAGAATGAGCTAGAACAAACCTATGATGTTATTGTAATTGGCGGTGGTGGTGCTGGTTTATCTGCTGCAGTTGAGGCACAAGCTGCTGGTGCTAAGGTAGTATTACTGGAAAAGATGAGTAGCCTTGGTGGAAATACCCTTGTATCTGGTGGTGGCCTTAATGTACCAGGTACGGATCAACAAAAAGCACTTGGAATTGAAGATAGCGTAGAAACCTTTATAGAAGATACTATGAAGGGTGGAGATAATATTAACAATAAAGAATTAGTTACAGTTATGGCCGAAAATGCACTCTCTACAGCAAAATGGTTGGTTGATAAAATTAAAGTAGAATTTATGTCTGATCGTCTTCAACAATTTGGTGGACACTCTGTACCGAGAGCACTAATTGCTAAAGGTAACCATGGAACTGATCTGATTCAAAAGCTTAAAGCTTATGGAGATGATTTAGGTGTAGTTTTCAAAATGGAAACTAAAGCAGAGGAATTAATAGTTGATGATAATAATAGAGTAGTTGGCGTAAAAGCTACAAATACGGCTGGGCAAGAAATTATTTTTAATGCTAATAAGGGAGTTATTATAGCTTCAGGAGGATTTGGCGCAAATTTAGATATGCGTAAAGAATATAATCCAGAGATTGATGAGAAATATAAAACTACAGATGTAGCTGGTACTACAGGTGACGGTATCGTAATGGCAGAGAATATCGGAGCGGATCTTATGCATATGGAATATATTCAAACCTATCCTACATGTAATCCAAAGACTGGTATTATATCATATGTAGCAAACTCAAGATTCGATGGAGCTATACTATTAAACCAAGAAGGTAATCGTTTTGTTGAAGAGATGGATAGAAGAGATGTAATATCTAAAGCGATTTTAAATCAGACAAATCGTGAAAGTTATTTAGTCTGGGGACAGGAAGTTGAGCAAGTTGGTAACATGACGGAGCTTCATAAAGATGAATACAACAATTTAGAAAAACTAGATTTAATATATAAAGCAGACACAATAGAAGAATTAGCTGAGCATTTTAATATTGATGTAAATTCATTTAAAGCAACCATTGAAAAATACAATAAATATGCAAAAAATGGTAAGGATGAAGACTTTAATCGTAGAGGTTCATTTTTACCAATTGAAAAAGGACCTTTTTATATTCAAAAAGTAGCACCAGCCGTACATCATACTATGGGTGGTATAGTAGTAAATAAAGAGGCTAAAGTTTTAGATAAGGAGGGGAATATAATACCAGGGTTATTTGCAGCAGGAGAAGTAACTGGAGGAATCCATGGTACAAACCGATTAGGAGGAAATGCTGTAACAGATGTAGTTGTATTTGGTAGAATAGCCGGTGAAAATGTAGTTAAATAG
- a CDS encoding response regulator transcription factor encodes MWKVLIVDDEPKIRRGLRKWIEEFNLNYKVIGEANNYTEALKIAEKEKPDVFLVDINMPKVNGLDLTRQLKNKYPRAYTIIISGYDDFEYARQALKLQVFDYLLKPVPKTDFYHIMKTLREKLYLEYNIVNDINEDLNKINVLGKQEKDVPAIVLRVKEYIDNNYSDPELTLLRAANLFNINKTYLSKLMKEQLGYSFTEYMTEVRISRAKELLNTEISQVKMYEIAKKVGFRSQHYFSRVFKNNEGISPLEFRNKL; translated from the coding sequence ATGTGGAAGGTTTTAATAGTTGATGATGAACCTAAAATAAGAAGAGGTTTGAGAAAGTGGATAGAAGAATTTAATCTTAACTATAAAGTAATTGGTGAGGCTAACAATTATACTGAAGCATTAAAAATTGCTGAAAAAGAAAAACCGGATGTTTTTTTAGTTGATATTAATATGCCTAAGGTCAATGGTTTAGATTTAACAAGGCAATTAAAGAATAAATATCCTAGAGCATATACTATTATAATTAGCGGGTATGATGACTTTGAATATGCACGGCAAGCATTAAAACTACAAGTATTTGATTACTTGCTAAAACCTGTTCCTAAAACAGACTTTTATCATATTATGAAGACATTGAGAGAGAAGCTATACCTAGAATACAACATAGTTAATGATATTAATGAAGACTTAAATAAAATTAATGTTCTGGGTAAACAGGAGAAGGATGTACCTGCGATAGTGCTAAGGGTTAAGGAGTATATTGATAATAATTACTCGGACCCAGAATTGACTTTACTTAGAGCAGCTAATTTATTTAACATTAATAAGACCTATTTAAGTAAATTAATGAAGGAACAGTTAGGATATTCTTTTACAGAATATATGACAGAAGTGAGAATCTCAAGAGCTAAAGAATTATTAAATACAGAAATTTCACAGGTTAAAATGTATGAAATTGCAAAAAAAGTAGGTTTTAGAAGCCAACATTATTTTAGTAGAGTGTTCAAAAATAACGAAGGAATATCTCCTTTAGAGTTTAGGAATAAGCTATAG
- a CDS encoding DUF3189 family protein, with amino-acid sequence MKIIYIYNKNPYAAIMAAYVHLKLNIPENLKNIQNNYNKEGYFYYLGVDEGLNEVYLLYISKNSYILKNLLNGFANIYDEEVVIIDLDNK; translated from the coding sequence ATGAAAATTATATATATATATAACAAAAATCCTTATGCAGCTATTATGGCTGCATATGTGCATTTAAAATTAAATATTCCTGAAAATCTTAAAAATATTCAAAATAACTATAATAAAGAGGGATATTTTTATTATTTGGGTGTGGATGAAGGGTTAAATGAAGTATATTTGCTTTATATTAGTAAAAATAGTTATATTTTAAAAAACCTTTTAAATGGTTTTGCAAATATATATGATGAAGAAGTGGTAATTATAGATTTAGATAACAAATAA
- the spoIIP gene encoding stage II sporulation protein P, giving the protein MKKSRLFCILLVLITLMTQIAVADDWYSKEAGYYKVYDSNTNKLLFKTAREVTKNDQYLSGDNKMYKVTKVNKKTNIAYAKFVEDISLPEIDEEAFANIKLALDQKIDISAILTQAEQGDKSKRKVGIYASHTAESYEPSDGTESIVGAGGVLKVAEKLKEGFEGNGVNAIFDNTSHDPHDAGAYKRSRRTALQLIRQQQPTALVDVHRDAVPAEEYLTEINGDPASKVRLVVGRRNQNFKANEEMAMKVKAVADKMHPGLIKDIFYAKGDYNQDLTPRAMLLEMGTYKHTRERAEKSAGYMSEVITTALFGGTFKDERTNAVKEVKPSQSTGQSNKGSGAGILGVLAVIVIGGAGFMFLSSGGTEWKSKISNFGQEFTNFLGRSKKKK; this is encoded by the coding sequence ATGAAGAAAAGTAGATTGTTTTGTATATTATTAGTATTAATTACATTGATGACACAAATAGCAGTAGCTGATGATTGGTATAGTAAGGAAGCAGGATATTATAAAGTATATGATTCTAATACTAATAAACTATTATTCAAAACTGCTAGAGAAGTTACAAAGAATGACCAATATTTAAGTGGCGATAACAAAATGTATAAAGTAACTAAGGTAAATAAGAAAACTAATATTGCTTATGCAAAGTTTGTAGAAGATATTTCACTACCTGAAATAGATGAAGAAGCTTTTGCTAATATAAAACTAGCACTGGATCAAAAAATAGATATAAGTGCAATATTGACACAGGCAGAACAAGGGGATAAAAGTAAAAGAAAAGTAGGAATATATGCAAGCCACACTGCTGAATCCTATGAACCTTCTGATGGAACTGAAAGTATAGTCGGCGCTGGTGGTGTGCTTAAAGTAGCAGAAAAGTTAAAAGAAGGATTTGAGGGCAATGGAGTAAATGCAATATTTGATAATACATCTCATGATCCCCATGATGCAGGAGCCTATAAAAGATCACGTAGAACTGCTCTGCAATTAATAAGACAACAACAACCTACTGCATTAGTTGACGTGCACAGGGACGCAGTACCTGCAGAAGAATACTTAACAGAAATTAATGGGGATCCTGCTTCAAAGGTAAGGTTAGTTGTTGGAAGAAGGAATCAAAACTTTAAAGCCAATGAGGAAATGGCAATGAAGGTAAAGGCAGTAGCAGATAAGATGCATCCAGGTTTAATTAAGGATATTTTCTATGCAAAAGGCGATTATAATCAAGATTTAACACCTAGGGCCATGCTTTTAGAAATGGGGACATATAAACATACAAGAGAAAGAGCTGAAAAGTCTGCTGGATATATGTCAGAAGTAATTACAACAGCACTATTCGGTGGTACATTTAAGGATGAAAGGACAAATGCGGTAAAGGAAGTAAAACCATCTCAATCCACTGGACAAAGCAATAAAGGATCAGGAGCGGGAATATTAGGGGTTTTAGCCGTAATTGTTATTGGAGGAGCAGGCTTTATGTTTTTAAGTAGTGGAGGTACAGAATGGAAGTCTAAGATATCTAATTTTGGCCAAGAATTTACAAACTTTTTAGGGAGAAGTAAAAAGAAAAAGTAG
- a CDS encoding DUF1614 domain-containing protein, with translation MSGGMILLVVVAVLILMGLGHRVLDRLRLSDKSALAILIAIVVSTIFIPDIDITNRVSINIGGFVIPMGLAIYLFIKAETGKEKARSIIGALAAGVAIYLVQRYVLPAEPENLPIDPNYVYPIVGAIIAYALGRSRRGAFIAGVVGVVISDLIQLILNNINNIPAPTRFGGAGGVDTTVITGILAVLIAEIVGETREKLQGGTEKKRLHFDKGHFVSSLGENEKRIEIKSDETRGDKDEEK, from the coding sequence ATGTCTGGAGGAATGATTTTACTAGTAGTTGTAGCAGTGCTCATTTTAATGGGATTAGGACATAGAGTACTTGATAGGTTAAGACTGAGTGATAAATCTGCTCTCGCTATACTCATAGCAATAGTTGTATCAACGATTTTTATTCCTGATATTGATATAACGAATAGAGTGTCTATTAATATTGGCGGATTCGTGATACCTATGGGATTGGCTATTTATCTATTTATTAAAGCAGAAACTGGAAAAGAAAAGGCAAGATCAATTATTGGTGCATTAGCAGCAGGGGTTGCTATTTATTTAGTACAGAGATACGTGCTTCCCGCTGAGCCAGAGAACTTACCTATAGATCCTAACTATGTTTATCCTATTGTAGGCGCTATAATAGCCTATGCATTGGGAAGATCTAGAAGAGGTGCATTTATCGCTGGGGTAGTTGGAGTTGTAATTAGTGATTTGATTCAACTTATTTTGAATAATATTAATAACATACCTGCACCGACACGCTTCGGTGGAGCTGGTGGTGTAGATACAACAGTTATTACAGGTATATTGGCTGTACTTATTGCAGAAATAGTAGGAGAAACTAGAGAAAAGCTACAAGGAGGAACAGAAAAAAAACGCTTACATTTTGATAAAGGACATTTCGTCAGCTCACTAGGTGAAAATGAAAAGAGAATTGAAATAAAATCAGATGAAACCAGAGGTGATAAGGATGAAGAAAAGTAG
- a CDS encoding DUF3189 family protein encodes MMKIIYTCYGGAHSSIVASAIHMGYLPVDRIPTKEEILNIPYYDQSPKEFRGTPIYIGTDEKLRKIYALGMGSYRREYTEIAYNFAFQLNNDVKKNIQIINVIPLLSFSVKIGGFLSRRIGLIKLGRPLTVAGIQKRYNLFIELVEDVKKRC; translated from the coding sequence ATGATGAAAATAATATATACTTGTTATGGTGGTGCTCATTCTTCGATTGTGGCATCTGCAATACACATGGGATATTTACCAGTAGATCGTATACCTACTAAGGAAGAAATATTAAATATTCCCTATTATGATCAGTCACCAAAAGAATTCAGGGGTACACCTATTTATATTGGTACAGATGAAAAATTAAGAAAAATATATGCCTTAGGGATGGGATCCTATCGCAGAGAATATACAGAAATAGCCTATAACTTTGCATTTCAGCTTAACAACGATGTGAAAAAAAATATTCAAATAATAAATGTCATTCCGCTATTAAGTTTTTCTGTAAAGATAGGAGGGTTTTTGTCTAGAAGAATAGGCTTAATTAAACTAGGAAGACCATTAACTGTAGCAGGAATACAAAAAAGGTATAATCTTTTTATAGAATTAGTAGAGGATGTTAAAAAAAGATGCTAA
- a CDS encoding YIEGIA family protein gives MDKYYILIIPALIMGTIARVHMMKSDYRQYPTYPKGYLSHFTLGFIAAGLGAVAVPAVIEKEFAAMTFLALAAQQFRDVRSMERESLDNIEITEMVPRGTAYIEDIAKAFEARNYMATITAFVTSTIIYITILLKITQYIGIFLGVIGGLITHLYIKNLLHGEEVGDIADVKEAHICFDGPMLKINDIVIKNVGLQETRDIFLKKGLAVEIIPKNENAIAYLSNIGQRQAIQHNAANQLGIRKDVDEPELTPIARRNPENGNIVMAITLMQPDIGALIEVVKKTPLLESSKRKPLDATIVQKLKSKENMKRV, from the coding sequence TTGGATAAATATTATATTTTAATTATACCAGCTTTAATAATGGGAACAATTGCAAGGGTTCATATGATGAAGTCTGACTATAGACAATATCCAACATATCCAAAGGGATATTTATCCCACTTTACCCTTGGATTTATTGCTGCAGGTCTGGGCGCAGTAGCTGTACCTGCTGTAATTGAAAAGGAATTTGCGGCTATGACATTTTTAGCATTGGCCGCTCAACAGTTTAGAGATGTACGAAGTATGGAAAGGGAGAGCTTGGATAATATTGAAATAACAGAGATGGTACCAAGAGGAACCGCCTATATTGAAGATATTGCTAAGGCCTTTGAAGCAAGAAATTACATGGCTACAATTACTGCTTTCGTTACTTCCACTATAATATATATCACTATACTTTTAAAAATTACCCAGTATATAGGTATATTTTTAGGCGTGATAGGTGGATTGATAACACATTTATATATAAAAAATTTACTACATGGTGAAGAAGTTGGTGATATAGCTGATGTAAAAGAGGCACATATTTGTTTTGACGGTCCAATGCTAAAAATAAATGATATAGTAATTAAGAATGTTGGTCTACAAGAAACAAGAGATATATTTTTAAAAAAAGGATTGGCTGTAGAAATTATTCCAAAAAATGAAAACGCAATAGCATATTTATCTAACATTGGGCAGAGACAAGCTATACAACATAATGCAGCTAATCAGTTAGGTATACGAAAGGATGTTGACGAACCAGAGCTTACACCAATAGCAAGAAGGAATCCTGAAAATGGAAATATAGTAATGGCAATAACTTTAATGCAACCTGACATAGGTGCTTTAATTGAAGTTGTAAAAAAGACACCATTATTAGAGTCTTCAAAAAGAAAACCTTTGGATGCAACTATTGTCCAGAAGCTAAAATCAAAAGAGAATATGAAGAGGGTGTAG
- a CDS encoding capping complex subunit for YIEGIA codes for MEFGLKEFIIAVVTLNKDMVSPGSMTPVFYAQHEEHLIDLSSTIAKIVDGAVHDLGMGTYIIVKH; via the coding sequence ATGGAGTTTGGATTAAAAGAATTTATAATTGCAGTTGTAACATTGAATAAGGATATGGTAAGCCCAGGATCTATGACTCCAGTTTTTTATGCTCAACATGAAGAACATTTAATAGATTTATCATCTACAATTGCCAAAATCGTTGATGGGGCAGTACACGACCTGGGTATGGGAACATACATTATCGTAAAACATTAG
- a CDS encoding DUF512 domain-containing protein — MREIGLKNIISKVYSGSIAEEVGIQVGDELLKINSHEIEDIIEYKYYLADEYLEVEILKTDGEHWIVEVDKEYDEDLGIEFENPIIDQAKSCRNKCVFCFIDQLPPNMRQSLYFKDDDSRLSFLQGNYITLTNMSEEDINKIIKYRISPINISVHTTNGELRKKMLNNRFAGNILNILTRLAENNIEMNCQIVLCPDLNDREELDNTIKDLGNLSYSIGSVAVVPVGLTAYREGLHKMDPFNKETASYTIDQVQKWQKKFKSSIGRNFVHVSDEFYVLADRDFPNYESYEGFPQLENGVGLSTKFKYEFYQYLRRLPIALKRPKHITVATGTAAYKLIKTMCDDLTEKIGNLKVEVICVENKFFGGHVSVSGLITGQDIYNTLKDKYLGDKILIPESMMKAEEEIFLDDYTVTLLEEKLGVPIQVCEVEGKKFIQRALNLRMK; from the coding sequence TTGAGAGAAATAGGTTTAAAAAATATTATTAGTAAAGTGTATTCTGGAAGTATAGCAGAAGAAGTTGGTATACAAGTAGGAGACGAGCTACTTAAAATAAATAGCCATGAAATAGAGGATATTATTGAGTATAAATATTATTTAGCAGATGAGTATCTGGAAGTAGAAATTTTAAAAACCGATGGAGAGCATTGGATTGTAGAAGTTGATAAAGAGTACGATGAGGATCTAGGTATAGAGTTTGAAAATCCTATTATAGATCAGGCTAAAAGTTGTAGAAACAAATGTGTATTTTGTTTTATAGATCAATTGCCTCCTAATATGCGTCAAAGTCTTTATTTTAAGGATGATGATTCCAGGCTATCATTTTTACAAGGAAATTATATTACTTTAACTAACATGAGTGAGGAAGATATAAATAAAATTATTAAGTATCGTATTAGTCCTATTAATATATCCGTACATACAACTAACGGTGAGCTTAGAAAGAAGATGCTTAACAATCGATTTGCTGGCAATATATTAAATATATTAACAAGACTGGCAGAAAATAATATTGAAATGAATTGTCAAATTGTGCTTTGTCCCGATTTAAATGATAGAGAAGAACTGGATAATACAATTAAAGATTTAGGAAACCTTAGCTACAGCATAGGTAGTGTAGCCGTTGTGCCTGTAGGTTTAACCGCCTATAGAGAAGGATTACATAAGATGGATCCGTTTAATAAAGAAACGGCGTCCTACACTATAGATCAAGTACAGAAATGGCAAAAGAAATTTAAAAGTTCTATTGGTCGTAATTTTGTCCATGTTTCAGATGAGTTTTATGTTTTGGCTGATAGAGACTTTCCTAACTACGAAAGCTATGAAGGTTTTCCACAATTAGAAAATGGGGTAGGACTGTCAACCAAATTTAAATATGAGTTTTATCAATATTTAAGAAGATTGCCAATTGCACTTAAAAGGCCTAAGCATATTACAGTAGCCACAGGTACTGCTGCATACAAATTAATTAAAACAATGTGTGATGATTTGACAGAAAAAATAGGGAATTTAAAAGTAGAAGTAATTTGCGTAGAAAACAAATTTTTTGGTGGCCATGTTTCTGTAAGTGGCTTAATTACTGGACAAGATATATATAATACTCTAAAAGATAAATATTTAGGTGATAAAATACTTATTCCAGAGTCTATGATGAAAGCAGAGGAAGAAATATTTTTAGATGATTATACTGTTACACTATTAGAAGAAAAACTAGGAGTACCTATTCAAGTATGTGAAGTTGAAGGTAAAAAGTTTATACAAAGAGCATTAAATTTAAGAATGAAATAA
- the der gene encoding ribosome biogenesis GTPase Der, giving the protein MSRPIVAVVGRPNVGKSTLFNKVAGERISIVEDKPGVTRDRIYTEVEWLNYNFTLIDTGGIEPKSEEIIPAQMRRQAELAMETADVIVFVTDGREGLTSVDRDVAEMLRKTKKPVIITLNKVDTKHQSEHFYEFYELGMGDPVEISASLGLGIGDLLDEVVKHFNTNGDDEYDEDVIKVAMIGKPNVGKSSLINRILGEDRVIVSDIAGTTRDAIDTPFTNGEDRYVLIDTAGIRRKSRIKENVEKYSIVRAIAAVQKSDVCLLVIDASEGVTEQDKKIAGYSHENGKGMIIIVNKWDIIEKDNHTMNEFIKEIRNELTYISYAPILFVSALTGQRMNKVLEEVKHVSNQNAMRIPTGSLNEVIGEAILLNQAPSDKGKRLKVFYATQASVKPPTFILFVNDKELMHFSYLRYLENKIRENFGFEGTPIRFILRQKTGRD; this is encoded by the coding sequence ATGTCTAGACCAATTGTTGCCGTTGTTGGACGACCAAATGTAGGTAAATCAACTTTATTTAATAAAGTTGCAGGAGAGAGGATCTCAATAGTAGAGGACAAGCCAGGCGTAACTAGAGATAGAATCTATACAGAAGTTGAATGGCTGAATTATAATTTTACTCTAATTGATACTGGTGGAATAGAGCCAAAGTCAGAGGAGATAATACCAGCTCAAATGAGAAGGCAGGCAGAACTAGCTATGGAAACTGCCGATGTAATAGTTTTTGTTACAGATGGTAGAGAAGGATTAACTTCTGTAGATCGTGATGTTGCAGAAATGCTTAGAAAAACTAAAAAGCCAGTGATAATTACACTAAATAAAGTAGATACAAAGCACCAATCTGAGCACTTCTATGAGTTTTACGAATTAGGTATGGGAGATCCAGTTGAAATATCTGCTTCTCTTGGACTTGGTATTGGTGACCTTTTAGATGAAGTTGTAAAACACTTTAATACTAATGGTGATGACGAGTATGATGAGGACGTTATTAAGGTCGCTATGATTGGTAAACCAAATGTAGGTAAATCCTCTCTTATTAATCGCATACTAGGAGAGGACAGAGTAATAGTTAGTGATATTGCAGGAACTACAAGAGATGCTATAGATACTCCATTTACTAATGGAGAGGATCGATATGTACTTATAGATACGGCAGGTATAAGAAGAAAGAGCCGTATTAAGGAAAATGTCGAAAAATACAGTATTGTTCGTGCTATTGCAGCTGTTCAAAAATCTGATGTTTGTTTGCTTGTTATAGATGCATCTGAAGGAGTTACAGAACAGGATAAGAAGATCGCGGGATATAGTCATGAAAATGGTAAGGGTATGATTATCATTGTTAACAAATGGGATATTATAGAAAAAGATAACCATACTATGAATGAATTTATAAAAGAAATTCGTAATGAGCTTACTTATATAAGTTATGCTCCAATTTTGTTTGTTTCCGCATTAACTGGACAAAGAATGAATAAGGTATTGGAAGAAGTAAAACATGTTTCTAATCAAAATGCTATGAGAATACCAACAGGATCTTTAAATGAGGTAATTGGAGAGGCTATATTATTAAACCAAGCGCCATCGGATAAGGGAAAAAGATTAAAAGTATTTTATGCTACTCAGGCTTCTGTAAAGCCACCTACATTTATTTTATTTGTCAATGATAAGGAATTAATGCATTTTTCATATTTAAGATATTTAGAAAATAAGATTCGTGAAAACTTTGGCTTTGAAGGAACACCTATCCGATTTATTTTGCGTCAAAAAACAGGGAGGGATTAA
- a CDS encoding sensor histidine kinase translates to MRSIQSKITLYVAGSLLLLFMLLLLTIDMEMDKTIVPLSKNLTDQIVNARAEQISNWIEERSNEIQLIGNDIQHLGMGIEDGLDHMNFILCNNKTYESFGIIDSHGIAWITDGSKFSISSREYYKKIIEENLSFVISNPIKSKSNRADIVIMMYKLPYNNKYGFKYISAAVPIEAIKDIAENIHLYDGGSKIYDKWGNPIGGGLSIDNNEENLVSFKALIDKSPDWTLVFQIPEDRLQEGTRKLQSAALIIGGLVGGALILLLIFFSSSIVAPIRRLQNLMRKVETGDLTVRLEDKRRDEIGDLGRSFNQMLDKLYRVQYEKREIELRLLQEQIKPHFLYNTLDTIRWAAIEYEANEVVDLIEALSTYFRIGLSKGKNFIALSEELDHIESYLQIQQARYEEFLQYEIRYDENLVEEKVIRILLQPLVENAIYHGIKQDDNDENKVCKIIINIFSDMDNLIMEVKNNGMQIDEVRIEKIQSTLESDEKQGEQIGFGLYSVNHRLKLAFGDKYGLVITNKDDWTVARIRCPLIKGED, encoded by the coding sequence ATGAGATCAATCCAGTCTAAAATAACATTATATGTGGCAGGAAGTTTGCTTTTATTGTTTATGTTATTGCTTTTGACAATAGATATGGAAATGGATAAAACTATAGTACCACTTAGTAAAAATTTGACCGATCAAATTGTAAATGCTAGAGCTGAGCAAATTTCGAATTGGATTGAGGAAAGGTCAAATGAAATTCAATTAATTGGTAATGATATTCAACACTTAGGTATGGGTATAGAAGATGGATTAGATCATATGAACTTTATACTATGCAATAATAAAACTTATGAATCCTTTGGTATTATAGATAGTCATGGAATTGCATGGATAACTGATGGATCAAAATTTTCTATTTCTAGCCGTGAATATTATAAAAAAATTATTGAAGAAAATCTCAGCTTTGTGATTAGTAATCCAATTAAATCTAAGTCAAATAGAGCAGACATTGTCATTATGATGTATAAGCTTCCATATAACAATAAATATGGATTTAAATATATTTCGGCCGCTGTTCCAATTGAAGCCATAAAGGATATTGCTGAAAATATTCATTTATATGATGGTGGAAGCAAAATTTATGACAAGTGGGGAAATCCAATTGGTGGAGGCTTATCTATTGATAATAATGAGGAAAATCTTGTAAGCTTTAAAGCATTAATAGATAAGTCTCCAGATTGGACACTGGTGTTTCAAATACCAGAGGATAGACTACAGGAAGGCACCAGAAAGCTGCAAAGTGCTGCCTTAATTATTGGAGGATTAGTAGGAGGGGCATTAATATTACTTCTGATTTTTTTCAGTTCATCTATAGTAGCTCCTATCCGTAGATTGCAAAATCTAATGAGAAAGGTGGAAACTGGTGATTTGACTGTTAGACTTGAGGACAAAAGAAGAGATGAGATAGGAGATTTAGGAAGAAGTTTTAATCAAATGTTAGATAAATTATATAGGGTTCAATATGAAAAAAGAGAAATTGAATTAAGATTATTACAAGAGCAAATAAAGCCACATTTTCTTTATAATACCTTAGATACAATACGGTGGGCTGCCATAGAATATGAAGCAAATGAAGTAGTAGATTTAATAGAAGCTTTGAGTACTTATTTTAGAATAGGACTTAGCAAAGGGAAAAATTTTATTGCTCTATCGGAAGAATTAGACCATATTGAAAGTTATCTTCAAATACAACAAGCTAGGTATGAGGAATTTTTACAATATGAAATAAGATATGATGAAAACCTAGTTGAAGAGAAAGTTATAAGAATCTTGTTGCAGCCACTAGTGGAAAATGCTATTTATCATGGTATTAAGCAAGATGACAATGATGAAAATAAAGTATGTAAAATAATTATAAATATATTTTCAGATATGGATAATCTTATAATGGAAGTAAAAAATAATGGAATGCAAATAGATGAGGTTCGTATTGAAAAGATTCAAAGTACACTTGAAAGTGATGAAAAACAAGGAGAGCAGATCGGCTTTGGATTATATAGTGTAAATCATCGTTTAAAATTGGCCTTTGGGGATAAGTATGGACTAGTTATTACAAATAAAGATGACTGGACAGTAGCAAGAATACGATGTCCCCTTATTAAAGGAGAAGATTAA